Proteins from a genomic interval of Musa acuminata AAA Group cultivar baxijiao chromosome BXJ1-9, Cavendish_Baxijiao_AAA, whole genome shotgun sequence:
- the LOC135586558 gene encoding bZIP transcription factor TGA10-like isoform X2 → MSRERAINGERIKIRKREALARRILMANEGSFSKEQPQQISFAMIHPSSSSSSMHGSLMRSKEAGAYDLGELDQALFFSLDEQDHSISGQEQRQTLNIFPSQPMHVQTSTKGGKSLASPATSGSKKSSDQTMELGNSPNDLPELPEKSSKDTKVVVKKEGSRKSTCVAESEGPKTTDPKTLRRLAQNREAARKSRLRKKAYIQQLESSRNKLSQLEQEIQRARGQGLLYGGGALLEDQGLPTFAGGLSSDAAVFDMEYSRWLEEHHRLMCELRAAVEEQQPENKLQMFVDSCLAHYDHMAYLKSVVTKSDVFHLISGVWMTPAERCFMWMGGFRPSELIKADNLRQHTLHRLYQILTTRQMARCLLAIAEYFHRLRALSSLWLARPRHE, encoded by the exons ATGAGTAGAGAACGAGCCATTAATGGAGAGAGGATCAAGATCCGGAAAAGGGAGGCTCTTGCGAGGAGGATCTTGATGGCAAACGAGGGGAGTTTCAGCAAGGAGCAGCCGCAGCAGATCTCCTTCGCCATGattcatccttcttcttcatcttcctccaTGCATGGAAGCCTCAT GAGGAGCAAGGAGGCTGGAGCTTATGACTTGGGAGAGCTGGACCAAGCTCTATTCTTCTCTTTAGATGAGCAGGATCATTCGATATCAGGTCAAGAACAACGAC AGACTCTGAACATTTTCCCTTCGCAGCCCATGCATGTACAGACTTCGACAAAG GGTGGAAAAAGCTTGGCTTCTCCAGCAACCAGTGGTTCCAAGAAGTCGTCAGATCAGACCATGGAACTAGGAAACAGTCCCAATGATCTCCCAGAGTTGCCTGAGAAGTCGTCGAAGGACACCAAAGTAGTAGTCAAG AAGGAAGGGAGCCGAAAGAGCACATGTGTTGCAGAAAGTGAAGGGCCCAAGACAACAGATCCTAAA ACGTTGAGAAGGCTTGCTCAGAATAGGGAGGCAGCCAGGAAAAGCAGGCTCAGGAAGAAG GCTTATATTCAACAGCTGGAGAGCAGTAGGAACAAACTTAGTCAGCTTGAACAAGAGATTCAAAGGGCAAGAGGACAA GGTCTGTTATATGGTGGCGGAGCTCTCCTCGAGGATCAAGGCCTCCCCACATTTGCCGGTGGGCTAAGTTCAG ATGCAGCCGTGTTCGATATGGAGTACTCGAGGTGGCTGGAGGAGCACCACAGGCTTATGTGCGAGCTGCGCGCGGCGGTGGAAGAGCAGCAGCCGGAGAACAAGTTGCAGATGTTTGTGGACAGCTGCCTCGCGCATTACGATCATATGGCGTATCTCAAGAGCGTCGTCACGAAGTCGGACGTCTTCCACCTCATCTCCGGCGTGTGGATGACACCCGCGGAGCGCTGCTTCATGTGGATGGGCGGCTTCCGTCCCTCCGAGCTCATCAAG GCAGATAACCTGAGGCAGCATACGCTTCACCGGCTCTACCAGATCTTGACGACCCGGCAGATGGCGCGATGCTTGTTAGCCATTGCGGAATACTTCCACCGCCTCCGTGCACTGAGCTCTCTGTGGCTCGCCCGGCCGAGACATGAGTGA
- the LOC135586558 gene encoding bZIP transcription factor TGA10-like isoform X1: protein MSRERAINGERIKIRKREALARRILMANEGSFSKEQPQQISFAMIHPSSSSSSMHGSLMRSKEAGAYDLGELDQALFFSLDEQDHSISGQEQRQTLNIFPSQPMHVQTSTKGGKSLASPATSGSKKSSDQTMELGNSPNDLPELPEKSSKDTKVVVKKEGSRKSTCVAESEGPKTTDPKTLRRLAQNREAARKSRLRKKAYIQQLESSRNKLSQLEQEIQRARGQGLLYGGGALLEDQGLPTFAGGLSSDAAVFDMEYSRWLEEHHRLMCELRAAVEEQQPENKLQMFVDSCLAHYDHMAYLKSVVTKSDVFHLISGVWMTPAERCFMWMGGFRPSELIKMLSRHIEPLTEQQILGVCGLQQSTQETEEALSQGLEALNLSLSDTITSDALSCLSHMDNYMGQMAVAVNKLATLEGFIGQADNLRQHTLHRLYQILTTRQMARCLLAIAEYFHRLRALSSLWLARPRHE from the exons ATGAGTAGAGAACGAGCCATTAATGGAGAGAGGATCAAGATCCGGAAAAGGGAGGCTCTTGCGAGGAGGATCTTGATGGCAAACGAGGGGAGTTTCAGCAAGGAGCAGCCGCAGCAGATCTCCTTCGCCATGattcatccttcttcttcatcttcctccaTGCATGGAAGCCTCAT GAGGAGCAAGGAGGCTGGAGCTTATGACTTGGGAGAGCTGGACCAAGCTCTATTCTTCTCTTTAGATGAGCAGGATCATTCGATATCAGGTCAAGAACAACGAC AGACTCTGAACATTTTCCCTTCGCAGCCCATGCATGTACAGACTTCGACAAAG GGTGGAAAAAGCTTGGCTTCTCCAGCAACCAGTGGTTCCAAGAAGTCGTCAGATCAGACCATGGAACTAGGAAACAGTCCCAATGATCTCCCAGAGTTGCCTGAGAAGTCGTCGAAGGACACCAAAGTAGTAGTCAAG AAGGAAGGGAGCCGAAAGAGCACATGTGTTGCAGAAAGTGAAGGGCCCAAGACAACAGATCCTAAA ACGTTGAGAAGGCTTGCTCAGAATAGGGAGGCAGCCAGGAAAAGCAGGCTCAGGAAGAAG GCTTATATTCAACAGCTGGAGAGCAGTAGGAACAAACTTAGTCAGCTTGAACAAGAGATTCAAAGGGCAAGAGGACAA GGTCTGTTATATGGTGGCGGAGCTCTCCTCGAGGATCAAGGCCTCCCCACATTTGCCGGTGGGCTAAGTTCAG ATGCAGCCGTGTTCGATATGGAGTACTCGAGGTGGCTGGAGGAGCACCACAGGCTTATGTGCGAGCTGCGCGCGGCGGTGGAAGAGCAGCAGCCGGAGAACAAGTTGCAGATGTTTGTGGACAGCTGCCTCGCGCATTACGATCATATGGCGTATCTCAAGAGCGTCGTCACGAAGTCGGACGTCTTCCACCTCATCTCCGGCGTGTGGATGACACCCGCGGAGCGCTGCTTCATGTGGATGGGCGGCTTCCGTCCCTCCGAGCTCATCAAG ATGCTTTCGAGACACATCGAACCATTGACGGAGCAGCAGATACTAGGGGTGTGCGGACTGCAGCAGTCGACGCAGGAGACGGAGGAAGCTCTCAGCCAAGGGCTGGAAGCCCTGAACCTATCTCTCTCCGACACCATCACCTCCGACGCACTGAGCTGCCTCTCTCACATGGACAACTACATGGGTCAGATGGCCGTCGCCGTGAACAAGCTTGCCACATTGGAGGGCTTCATCGGACAA GCAGATAACCTGAGGCAGCATACGCTTCACCGGCTCTACCAGATCTTGACGACCCGGCAGATGGCGCGATGCTTGTTAGCCATTGCGGAATACTTCCACCGCCTCCGTGCACTGAGCTCTCTGTGGCTCGCCCGGCCGAGACATGAGTGA